A portion of the Leptospirillum ferriphilum genome contains these proteins:
- the rplV gene encoding 50S ribosomal protein L22, with protein sequence MATAIAKNRYIRIAPRKVRYVADAIRGKSVNEAFALLNVTTRGAVRIVEKTLKSAVSNAVEKKIGSPSDLKVSEIFVDVGPIAKRMQPRAMGRAYSIKKRTSHLTIIVSV encoded by the coding sequence GTGGCTACAGCTATAGCTAAAAACAGGTATATCCGGATTGCTCCTCGTAAGGTTAGATATGTTGCTGATGCTATACGGGGAAAATCTGTTAATGAAGCTTTTGCCTTATTGAATGTTACAACACGCGGCGCTGTTCGTATTGTTGAAAAGACTTTAAAGTCTGCGGTAAGTAATGCGGTTGAAAAAAAAATTGGCTCCCCCTCTGACTTAAAAGTGTCCGAAATTTTTGTAGACGTAGGTCCTATTGCCAAGCGGATGCAACCTCGAGCAATGGGGCGCGCTTATTCTATTAAAAAAAGAACTTCCCATCTTACTATCATTGTTTCTGTTTAA